In Sphaerisporangium krabiense, the DNA window TACTCGCTCGGCGCCCGGCTCGCCTGGGAGCTCGCCGACACCGTCCCCGGGCGGGTGCGCCGCGCCGTGCTCGGCGGGCTCGCCCCGATGGAGCCGTTCACCGGCGTGGACGTCGCGGCCCTGCACGGCGCGGTCGACGGGGGCGCGGAGCCCGCCGACCCGATGACGGGCATGATCGCCGGCATGGTCCGCTCCAAGGGCGAGCGGGCCAAGGCCCTGGCGTTCGTCGTGGAAGGACTGCACGACTCGCCCTTCGATCCCAAGGCGTGGGCCGGCCCGACGCCGCCGGTCTTCGTGAGAGGCGAAGACGACGTGATGACGAACGGGATCGAGCGTATCGTCGGAGTCGTCGGAGGAGAGCTGATCGTCGTCCCCGGTGACCACTTCCAGGCCCTCGCGGGAGCCGAGTTCCGCGGCATTGTCGTGAGAGCCTTGGGTGAGTGACCGTCAGGGCCGTGGTCCTCGGCGTGGACATCAGCTGCTGGCCAGTAAGGGGACGCCTGTGAGAGCCGGGAAGAAGGCCGGAGCCGTGAAGGAGTCGAAGGCGGAGCTCAGTTACGAGCTGCTTCGGTCACGGATCCTCGACGGCACCTACGGGCCCGGATACCGGCTGGTGATGGACCAGCTCGCCCGCGAGACCGGCGTCAGCACCATCCCGCTGCGCGAGGCCGTGCGCCGGCTGCAGTCGGAGGGCCTGGTCGAGGTCGTGCGCAACATCGGCGCCCGCGTGGCCGCCTTCGACGCCGCGCAGGTCGAGCACACGCTCAACATCCTCGCCCGGCTGGAGGGCTACGCCACCGCGATCTCCGCGCCGCTGATGAAGCCCCGGCACATCGAGGCGTCCCGCGAGATCAACCTGCGCATGGCCGCGGCGCTGGAGGAGTTCGACCCGGCCTCCTTCACGGCGCTGAACCGCCAGTTCCACTTCTCCATCTACGAGCACTGCCCGGACAACCACCTGTGCGTGCTGCTGGAGTCGCAGTGGGCCCGGCTGGACCACATGCGGCGCTCGACGTTCACCTACGTCCCGGGGCGCGCCCGCCGCTCGGTCGCCGAGCACGACCACATGCTCGACCTCATCGCGATGGGCGCCGAAGCCGTGGAGATCGAGCGGGTGGCCTGCGCCCACAAGATCGCGACCGCGGACGCGCTGCACAACGCGCACGTCACGCCCCAGCAGCCCGCCGCCCGCTGAGCCCGGCCGGACCGGCACCCGATCGGTCCCGGATCCGCGTCGGCCCGGAACGCCACGAGCCCGGCACGCCCCCTCGGTGTGCCGGGCTCGACGCTTTCGCGCGGCGGGCGCTCACATCAGCAACTGGCCGCCGTCCACCTGGACCACCGCTCCGGTGATGTGGCCGGCCGAGGGGGAGGCGAGGAAGAGCACCAGCGGAGAGATGTCGCCGGTGGTGGCGATCTTCCGCAGCGGGATGCGCGACTCCCACGCCGCGCGGGCCTCGGCGTTGTCCGCCAGGCCCGCGGTCATCGGGGTGATCACCGGGCCGGGCGCCACGCCGTTCACCCGGATGCCGTGCCCGGCGAGCTCGATCGCCGCCGTGCGGGTGAGGGCGTCCACGCCCGCCTTGGTCGCCTCGTAGTGGCCGAGGCCGGGGGTGGGTTGGCGCGCGCCGATCGAGCTGATGTTGACGACGCAGCCGCCCGCGCCCGCCTTGATCATCTGGTTGGCGACGGCCTGGGTGACGAGGAAGGTGCCCCGCATGTTCACGGCCATGACCCGGTCGAAGATCTCGACGGGCAGGTCGGTGAGCGGGCCGCCGCCGGCGACGATGCCCGCGTTGTTGACGAGGACCTCGACGGGCCCGAGCCGCTCGGCCACCAGCTCGACGCCGGCGGCGACCGACTCGGGGTCGGTGATGTCCACCGTGACCGGCAGGGCGCCGAGCTCCGCGGCGACGGCGCCGGCCGCGGCCTCGTCGATGTCCACGACGGCGACCCGGTCGCCGTTCTCGGCGAACGCCTGCGCGACGGCACGGCCGATGCCGCTCGCCGCGCCGGTCACCAGGACGACACGACCGGCCGCGGTCACCGGGCCTCCGCGATGATGATGCGCGGGCTGGCCGTGAGGGTACGCGTCTCGACCGGGTGCCATCCCGCTTCGGTGAGCCATGCGCGCACTTCGGCCTCCGGATAGACGATCGTGCCGTCGATCACAAGGTATTCGCCGGCGTGCAGCGCGTCGAGGGGACGCTGGTGCTCGTCGTCGTCGAGGAAGAAGTCGAGCAGGATGAGCGTGGCGCCGGGCGCGGCGGCCTCCCGGGCCTTACGGATGATCACGCGGTTCTCCGCCACGTCGTGGCGGTGCGCGACGTGCTCGAGGAGCACCAGGTCGAAGCCCGTGGGAAGCTCGCCGGTCAGCGGGTCGCCGGTGATGACCTCGGTGCGGTCGCCGAGGCCGGCGCCGTCGAGGAACTCCTTGGCGAACCCGGTCATGTGCTCGGTGGAGTAGAAGGTGCCGTGCAGGCCGGGGTTCGGGCCGAGGGCCTCGGCGAGGAACGCGCCGGACAGGCCGTCCAGGTCCAGCACCCGCTGGTGGCGCGAGAAGTCGTACGCCTGGGCGAGCATCTTGGCGTGCAGCGCGTTGTAGGTCATGACGCCGGTCATGAACGTTCCAAGCCGCTCGCCGCCGAGGTCGAGAGGGGCCGGCTTGGCGGTGCGCGTCGTCTCGCCGAAGCCGAGCCAGTGCCCGTAGCTGATGGCGTCGAGGAAGCCGAGGAAGGGGCGCAGGTCGACGTCGCCGCCGCCACCGGACAGGTAACGGGCGGTGGCCGGCGAGTTGGCGTACACCCCGTCGGTGCGGGTCACCAGGTCGAGGCTCGCCATGGTGTCGCCGAGGATGCGCGCGGTGCGCTCGGGCAGCCCGGTGCGGGCGGAGATCTCGGCCACGGTCGCCGGACCTTCGGCGAGGGCGGCGAACAGGCCGGCTTCGCTGGCCGCGAAGAGCTGCTTGGCGGCCATGTAGCCGACGGCCACGTCCACGATCCTGGAAGGACCGTCCGGCGCGGGGATGTCGGAGTGGGGCGGCATGAACTCAACTCCCTAGATGCTAAACAATATTCGGAATGCTATACGATTCACCTCTCGGCGACCAGAGGTCGCGCGCGTCGGTCATCGGAGGTGCACGATGGAGTTCACAGGTCCAGTCCCCAGGCGCAGCCTCGGCCCCGAGGGTCCGCAGATCCCCGTCTTCGGGCTCGGATCCTGGAACACCTGGGACCGCATGGAGCGCGGTGACGCCGCCACGCTGATCAGGCGTGCCGTCGACCTGGGCGTCAACCTCTTCGACGTGGCGCACTACAACTTCGGCCCGCACGCCGAGGACGCCGTCACCGACCTGCTCTTCAACAGGGCGGTCAGGGACGCGGGACTCGCCCGGGAAGACTACCTGCTGTGCGGCAAGCTCTGGCTCTGGGACTACCCGAAGACCTCCTTCGCCGAGCAGATCCAGGTGTCCCTCGCCCGCGCCGGGGTCGAGCGCGCCGACTTCGTGGTGGCCGGTGACTTCTTCGGCGACCTGGACATCCGCGCGGTGGTGACCGACGCCACCGAGCTCGTGCGCGCGGGGTGGTTCGGGGCCTGGGGCGTCAACAACTGGTCGGCGGCCGACCTGCGGCTCGCCCGCGACTTCGCCGCCGCCGAGGGGCTGGTGCCGCCGACCTTCGCCCAGCTCAAGTACAGCCTGGCCCGGCGCTCGGTGCCCGAGGGCGAGCCGTACGGGCGCATGTTCGCCGAAGGGCTGGCCCTGCAGGCGTCCGACGTCTTCGAGGGCGGCATCCTCGTCGGCAAGCTGAACCCCCAGCGCAAGATCGGCGCGGACCCGGGCGGCATCCGCGAGCGCATCCGCGACTCCTACCCCGAGGTCCAGCGGGTGGCCGAGAGGTTCGGCGCCACCCCGGCGCAGCTCGCCATCGCCTACACCCTCACCCACCCCGCCACGGTCAACGTGCTGTTCGGCGTGAGCGGGCTCGCGCAGCTCCAGGACAACCTCGGCGCGCTGGAGCTGCTCGAACGGCACGGCGACGAGCTGCGCGCGGCGGTCGCGGACCTGTGGATCGACAAGGACGTCGTGCGCCCCGACGCCTCGTGGGGAACCGACGCCCCCGAGCGCTCCTGAGGCTCGCACCGGCCGGCGCCTGCCCTGAGCCGCCGGCCGGTGCGCATCAAATCTCGTGGACGACGCGGCCGTCGACCATCGTCAGGCTCACGGGCACCTTCGGCAGCGCGTCCGGCTCGGTCGCCAGCAGGTCGCCGTCCAGGACGCACAGGTCGGCGACCTTGCCCGGCTCCAGCGAGCCCTTCCAGGACTCGTCCCCGTCCTGCCAGGCCGGGACGATCGTGTAGGCACGCAGGGCCTCGGCGACCGTCAGGCGCTGCTCCTCCCCGCACACGCCGCCGTCGAGGCCGCGCCGGGTCACCGCCGCGGCCAGCCCCGCCCGCCAGTCGGGGGTCAGGACGGGCGCGTCGGAGCTCAGGCAGAGCCGCACCCCCGCGGTGAGCGCGTCCCGCGTCGGCCAGGTGATCGGCATGACGGCGTCGCCGACCGCGCCGCGCATCATCTCGCCGGTGAAGACCGCGATCCCGGCCTGGGTGTTCAGGCCGACGCCGGCCGCGGCCATCGTGGCCAGCGTCCCGGGCGCGAGCAGGTCGCCGTGGATGATGTAGTGGCGCGCGTCGCGCCCGTCGCGGGCCAGGGCGTCGGCCATCATGCGCGCGACCGTCCTGGTCGTGCGGCTGCCGGTGGCGTGCACCCCGATCTGGTGCCCGGCCGCGTGCGCGGCGTCGATCATCTCCCGCAGCGCCGCCTCGCGGCCGGCCTCGGAGTCGCCGTCGACCAGCAGGCCGCCGTAGGAGCCGTCGGTGTAGGGATCGTCGACCCAGGCGTTGCGCATCGGGGGGATGCCGTCGGCGAAGATCTTCACGCCCGCGACCCGGAACCGGCCCGGCACGGGGGCGGGCGGGGTGAAGTCGCGCAGGCCGCCGAGGACGTCCTGGAGGGAACTGCGCCCGTCGAGCTCGCCGAACAGCATGAGCGCGGTGACGCGCGCGGTGAGCCTGCCCTCGGCGGCCAGTTCGGCGTAGTCGCGCAGGGCCTCGGAGCCGAAGCACCCGCTCGGGCCGGTGTCCTCGCCGGGGCCGAGCCCGGGCTCGGTGTAGCTGGTGACGCCGAGCGTCGCCAGCAGTTCGGCCGTCCGCAGGATGGCGCGGCGCCGGTCCTCGCGCGTCTTCAGGGGGGCGGGGGGCTCGCCGCCGCCGGCCGCCATCTGCTCCATGAGGAGGGACGGCCACATCTGGCCGAGCCAGACGCCGTGGAGGTGGGAGTCGTTGATGCCGGGGAGCACCGAACGCCCCTCCAGGGGGATGACCCGGGTGCCCGGTCCGATCAACGGCGCGACCTGCTCGGCGGTGCCGGTCCTCGCGATCCGCCCGCCGGTCACGGCGATCGCGTCGACCACGCGGTCCGCGGCGTCGACGGTGTGGACCGCGCCGCCGGTCAAGACCAGGTCGGCGGTCCCGGCCAGGTACTCCGATTCGTTAGCCAACATTTCACCATCGCTCTGGACACGTGATTTCGTCGCGAATAACGTACATGGAATCGGATACGATTTGTGAGTGCCTGAACGATGAGGGAGGGCACCCGGGCTCCCGGAGGTAACGATGCCCCTGCATCCGGAGGCGCAAGAAATAGTGTCACGCGCCGCCATCCTGGGCCAGGGCGAGGCTCCCGCCGTCCCAGCCAGCGCGGCGGAGATGCGCGAGCAGTTCCGTCAGGTCTGGTCGATGCCGGATGATCTCCCGTCCGTCGGCGGCGTGGTCGACACCGTCTTCCCCGGCCCCGCCGGAGACGTGCCGATCCGCGTCTACACGCCGGAGGGAGAAGGTCCCTTCCCTGTCTTCGTGTGGTTCCACGGCGGTGGCTGGACGATCGGCTCTCTTGACGAGAACGAGGTCTCCTGCCGTACGGTGTGCGCGGGCGCGAACGTCGTGGTGGTGTCCGTGGACTACCGGCTCGCGCCGGAGAACCCCTACCCCGCCGCGGCGGAGGACTGCTACGCCGCCGTGCGGTGGGTCCACGAGAATCCGGAGGCCGTCAACGCCGACCCGGCGCGGATCGCCGTCGGAGGGGAGAGCGCCGGAGGCAACCTCGCCGCCGTCGCCGCGCTCAAGGCCAGGGACCTCGGAGGCCCGCGACTGGCACTGCAAGTGCTCGTGTCTCCCGTGCTCGGCCACCCGGACGACGGACGGGCGTCGTATCGGGACTACTCGGAAGGATACTTCCTCTCGAAGGCCAGCATGGATTGGTTTTTCACGACATACCCCCGCGACGCGCGCGACCTGGAGGACCCGTACCTCCTGCCGCTGCGCGCCAAGGACCTGTCGGGCCTGCCCCCGGCCGTGGTCCTCGGCGCCGAGTACGACGTGCTGCGCGACGAGGGTGAGGACTACGCCGAGGCGCTCCGCGCCGCAGGCGTCCCCGTGGACATGGTCCGCTACGAGGGTCTGATCCACGGCTTCTTCGGCTTGCTGTCCCGCGAGCTGTCGGACTCCGCCAAGGCACACCGGCGGGTCATCGACGCTCTGCGGGCGGCGTACGCGAAAGGCGATCGATGAGCGGGCCCCTGCTCGCCCTGGACGGCGTGAGCATCAACCGGGGCGAAGTCCCCATCGTCCATGACGTGACCTTGGCCGTCCGGCCCGGTACGATCACCGTTGTCCTCGGGGCCAACGGTGCGGGCAAGACGACTTTGATGGACGGAATCGCCGGGCTGGCCCAGGTGACATCAGGAACGATCCAGCTGGGGCAGGCCCCCATCGGCAAGCTGCCGACCTACAAGCGGGCGCAGGCCGGCCTCGGCTACGTCGAGCAGGCCCGCACGGTCTTCCGCAGCCTCACGGTCGAGCAGAACCTCAACGTCTCCAAGGCCGGCGACGGCGACCTCGGCATGGCCTACGGTCTCTTCCCCGAGCTGGAGAAGCGCCGCAACCTGCAGGCCGGGCACCTGTCCGGCGGCGAGCAGCAGATGCTGGTCATCGGCCGCGCGCTGGTCTCCTCTCCCAAGCTCGTGATGATCGACGAGATGTCCCTGGGCCTCGCGCCCGTGATCGTCCGCCGCCTCATGAACGCGGTGGCGGACCTGCTGCAGTTCGGGATCTCCGTGCTGCTCATCGAGCAGTTCGCCAACCTCGCGCTCGACGTCGGCACCCACGCCTACGTGCTGCGCAAGGGCCGCGTCGTCTTCGACGGGCCGTGTACGGAGCTGCGCGGCGACGCCGACCGGCTCCACGAGTGTTACTTCGGCTCGGTGGACGCCGGCGCCGGTGAGGAGGGCCTGGCTCGATGACGGCCATCGACAAACGAACGTGGGGGATCGGCCTCGGCCTCGCCGTGGTCGCCTGCGTCCTGGTCCCGAACGTTCTCTCGTCCTACTGGATCTACCTGGCGATCACCGCCATGGTCAGCGCCGTGATCATGCAGAGCTTCGGCGTGATCGTCGGCCGGGCCGGGGTCATGTCCCTGTGCCAGATGTCCTTCGCGGCGATCGGCGCGTGGGTGGTACTGCGGCTCAACCTCAGCGACGCCCCCGGCGGCTTCCTGCTCTGGCTGGTGATCGGCGGCCTCGCCGCCGTCCCCGTGGGCGTGGCGATCGGCCTGCCCGCGCTGCGCATCCGCGGGGTCAACCTCGCCGTCGTCACCTTCGGCTTCGCGGTGTCCGCGGACATCGTGCTCAACGCCAACCAGTTCCCGGGCACCGAGGAGCTGAAGACCCTCAACCGCCCCAGCATGTTCGCCAGCAACGGCAAGTTCTTCATCCTCGTGGTGATCGTGTTCGTGCTGCTGGCCGTCCTGCTGGAGTTCTTCAACCGGACCAGGATCGGCATGTCCTGGCGTGAGCTGCGCTACTCGGAGCGGGCCGCGGCCGCGCACGGCACGTCGGTGGCGCGCAGCAAGCTCGCCGCCTTCGCGCTCAGCGCGTTCATCGCCGGCGTCGGCGGCGGGCTGATGGCGGGTCAGCTCGGCCTGGTCGTGGCGAGCAACTTCTCCATGGGGCAGTCGCTGGCCCTGTTCGCCGTGGCCATCCTCATCGGCCCGCACCACACCGAGGGTGCGATCATGGGCGGCGTCTTCGGCGCCGTCATGGCGACGATCCTGGACAAGCTGAAGCTCCCGCAGGACCTGGGGGGCCTGCTCTTCGGCTTCTTCGCGATCTTCGCCCTGCGCACCGGCGT includes these proteins:
- a CDS encoding alpha/beta fold hydrolase is translated as MHDRPALAYRLFPPDTDDGRAAGSPPVLLLHGFASDGESDWVAPGTVAALTAAGRTVILPDLRGHGASPAPASGAETTAAAQAADLLAVLDGAGAGTFDVAGYSLGARLAWELADTVPGRVRRAVLGGLAPMEPFTGVDVAALHGAVDGGAEPADPMTGMIAGMVRSKGERAKALAFVVEGLHDSPFDPKAWAGPTPPVFVRGEDDVMTNGIERIVGVVGGELIVVPGDHFQALAGAEFRGIVVRALGE
- a CDS encoding GntR family transcriptional regulator, which translates into the protein MRAGKKAGAVKESKAELSYELLRSRILDGTYGPGYRLVMDQLARETGVSTIPLREAVRRLQSEGLVEVVRNIGARVAAFDAAQVEHTLNILARLEGYATAISAPLMKPRHIEASREINLRMAAALEEFDPASFTALNRQFHFSIYEHCPDNHLCVLLESQWARLDHMRRSTFTYVPGRARRSVAEHDHMLDLIAMGAEAVEIERVACAHKIATADALHNAHVTPQQPAAR
- a CDS encoding SDR family NAD(P)-dependent oxidoreductase; translated protein: MTAAGRVVLVTGAASGIGRAVAQAFAENGDRVAVVDIDEAAAGAVAAELGALPVTVDITDPESVAAGVELVAERLGPVEVLVNNAGIVAGGGPLTDLPVEIFDRVMAVNMRGTFLVTQAVANQMIKAGAGGCVVNISSIGARQPTPGLGHYEATKAGVDALTRTAAIELAGHGIRVNGVAPGPVITPMTAGLADNAEARAAWESRIPLRKIATTGDISPLVLFLASPSAGHITGAVVQVDGGQLLM
- a CDS encoding methyltransferase; its protein translation is MPPHSDIPAPDGPSRIVDVAVGYMAAKQLFAASEAGLFAALAEGPATVAEISARTGLPERTARILGDTMASLDLVTRTDGVYANSPATARYLSGGGGDVDLRPFLGFLDAISYGHWLGFGETTRTAKPAPLDLGGERLGTFMTGVMTYNALHAKMLAQAYDFSRHQRVLDLDGLSGAFLAEALGPNPGLHGTFYSTEHMTGFAKEFLDGAGLGDRTEVITGDPLTGELPTGFDLVLLEHVAHRHDVAENRVIIRKAREAAAPGATLILLDFFLDDDEHQRPLDALHAGEYLVIDGTIVYPEAEVRAWLTEAGWHPVETRTLTASPRIIIAEAR
- a CDS encoding aldo/keto reductase, translating into MEFTGPVPRRSLGPEGPQIPVFGLGSWNTWDRMERGDAATLIRRAVDLGVNLFDVAHYNFGPHAEDAVTDLLFNRAVRDAGLAREDYLLCGKLWLWDYPKTSFAEQIQVSLARAGVERADFVVAGDFFGDLDIRAVVTDATELVRAGWFGAWGVNNWSAADLRLARDFAAAEGLVPPTFAQLKYSLARRSVPEGEPYGRMFAEGLALQASDVFEGGILVGKLNPQRKIGADPGGIRERIRDSYPEVQRVAERFGATPAQLAIAYTLTHPATVNVLFGVSGLAQLQDNLGALELLERHGDELRAAVADLWIDKDVVRPDASWGTDAPERS
- a CDS encoding amidohydrolase; amino-acid sequence: MLANESEYLAGTADLVLTGGAVHTVDAADRVVDAIAVTGGRIARTGTAEQVAPLIGPGTRVIPLEGRSVLPGINDSHLHGVWLGQMWPSLLMEQMAAGGGEPPAPLKTREDRRRAILRTAELLATLGVTSYTEPGLGPGEDTGPSGCFGSEALRDYAELAAEGRLTARVTALMLFGELDGRSSLQDVLGGLRDFTPPAPVPGRFRVAGVKIFADGIPPMRNAWVDDPYTDGSYGGLLVDGDSEAGREAALREMIDAAHAAGHQIGVHATGSRTTRTVARMMADALARDGRDARHYIIHGDLLAPGTLATMAAAGVGLNTQAGIAVFTGEMMRGAVGDAVMPITWPTRDALTAGVRLCLSSDAPVLTPDWRAGLAAAVTRRGLDGGVCGEEQRLTVAEALRAYTIVPAWQDGDESWKGSLEPGKVADLCVLDGDLLATEPDALPKVPVSLTMVDGRVVHEI
- a CDS encoding alpha/beta hydrolase; the encoded protein is MPLHPEAQEIVSRAAILGQGEAPAVPASAAEMREQFRQVWSMPDDLPSVGGVVDTVFPGPAGDVPIRVYTPEGEGPFPVFVWFHGGGWTIGSLDENEVSCRTVCAGANVVVVSVDYRLAPENPYPAAAEDCYAAVRWVHENPEAVNADPARIAVGGESAGGNLAAVAALKARDLGGPRLALQVLVSPVLGHPDDGRASYRDYSEGYFLSKASMDWFFTTYPRDARDLEDPYLLPLRAKDLSGLPPAVVLGAEYDVLRDEGEDYAEALRAAGVPVDMVRYEGLIHGFFGLLSRELSDSAKAHRRVIDALRAAYAKGDR
- a CDS encoding ABC transporter ATP-binding protein is translated as MSGPLLALDGVSINRGEVPIVHDVTLAVRPGTITVVLGANGAGKTTLMDGIAGLAQVTSGTIQLGQAPIGKLPTYKRAQAGLGYVEQARTVFRSLTVEQNLNVSKAGDGDLGMAYGLFPELEKRRNLQAGHLSGGEQQMLVIGRALVSSPKLVMIDEMSLGLAPVIVRRLMNAVADLLQFGISVLLIEQFANLALDVGTHAYVLRKGRVVFDGPCTELRGDADRLHECYFGSVDAGAGEEGLAR
- a CDS encoding branched-chain amino acid ABC transporter ATP-binding protein/permease, with amino-acid sequence MTAIDKRTWGIGLGLAVVACVLVPNVLSSYWIYLAITAMVSAVIMQSFGVIVGRAGVMSLCQMSFAAIGAWVVLRLNLSDAPGGFLLWLVIGGLAAVPVGVAIGLPALRIRGVNLAVVTFGFAVSADIVLNANQFPGTEELKTLNRPSMFASNGKFFILVVIVFVLLAVLLEFFNRTRIGMSWRELRYSERAAAAHGTSVARSKLAAFALSAFIAGVGGGLMAGQLGLVVASNFSMGQSLALFAVAILIGPHHTEGAIMGGVFGAVMATILDKLKLPQDLGGLLFGFFAIFALRTGVSQTDFTRARKREAEGRKVLAALPERNESEKAGPVVAPPVGGAPLLEVRDLTVRFGEVVAVDGVNLTIPDGGVVGLIGPNGAGKSTFIAAVTGFLAGYEGNVVLAGQSIDRLSPSARARLGLRRTFQTTTIAPELTQYEYLTIGAGRKLSKQEADELLDFFGCPPGEVPVSIVDVGTRRLLDVAAAIAARPKVALLDEPAAGQSAAESLTLGRRLAEVPSRFGVSILLVEHDMELVRAACAKVTVLDFGHVIASGPTREVLDDPAVMAAYLGTADVPLV